GTTTAAGAAAATGTGCTATCGACAAAAAGGCTTTGGCTTAATTGAATTAATGGTCACAATCGCCATAGTTGGGATCATTATGTCATTAGCGCTGCCGTCATTATCAGCAACCTATGTCCAAAGCCGTATTAATTCCAATATATTTAATTTAAGCAAAGATCTAGTTTATGCACGAAGCATGGCTGTTAGTAATCAATTGCCCGTGGTTATCTGCAATTTAGGAACAACGACTTGTAATGAAGATGGTTGGGCCAACGGCTACACAATATTTTTAGACATCAATGGTAACGGTCAATTTGATTCAGCCAATGACACTAAATTACGAGTCAATGCCGACTTTGATTATGGAACGTTGAGTATTAGTAATGGCGCAGATGAATTGATTTATAGCGCTAACGGTCGAGCAAGTGCAACCGTCACGTTCACTTTCTGTCCCTTTGTTGAAACCAACTTCGCACGAGGTGTAGTAATAAATGCAATGGGGAGGTCTAAACTGACCCAAGACTATGATGGTGATGGCCTAGACGAAACTAGCCCATCGGATAATAACTCACATTTAACTTGCTCTTAAAACCTTTATTAAAGCTGCTAATAGGGCGTTTTACTCTCAAGATCACGAGCAATAACCGATTGAAACTCACTGGTCAAGGGCACACATTCAAAAACTTTACTAACTTTTAATTTCGTTTTGCCGTCTGCCGCATATATATAACCAGCAGCTAACTCAGCGATCAACGCCTTAACAATTTTCGGATCAACATCTCGCTGCACGATAGTCTCTCGTTTACGATTATTGACTCGATACTCAAGGTGACATTTGTGCGTGACGTTGTAGTTGAACGTTTCTGCCTGACTAGCCCAAGACAAGGGCGATGAAATTAGCACAGCCCCCAACCAAATACATAAACGTTGCATATTATTTACCCCAACAAGCACTAGTAGAATCATTACCATCTGAATCCGTAGCTGATTTTTCTAGTAAGTAATTCAACGATATTGTTTTACACTCAGGATCATTAGCTAATTGCGACGTTGTCGCCGTTGCCGTAATAATGTAATCAGAGGCAATACTCGATACCGCACTGGTATCAATAGTGTATCTATCATTTTCTGAGTAATAAGGATCGGCGCTGTAACCTAGCTCCTTCATATCTGTGGTGTAAGTTCGATTTTCAATCAAGTATTGCTCTTGTAAGTTCGCAACAGTTACCAACTCACGCATGGCTTCGGTGCGATAGCCTTGAGCTAAATACTCAGTATAAGCAGGCACTGCTACGGCCGCTAATATCCCCACAATAGCCACTGACACCATTAATTCGATTAATGAAAAACCTTGCTTCATTAATTACCATCCTCTTTAATTGCAATATAAGTTCGT
This genomic window from Saccharobesus litoralis contains:
- a CDS encoding GspH/FimT family pseudopilin; protein product: MCYRQKGFGLIELMVTIAIVGIIMSLALPSLSATYVQSRINSNIFNLSKDLVYARSMAVSNQLPVVICNLGTTTCNEDGWANGYTIFLDINGNGQFDSANDTKLRVNADFDYGTLSISNGADELIYSANGRASATVTFTFCPFVETNFARGVVINAMGRSKLTQDYDGDGLDETSPSDNNSHLTCS
- a CDS encoding TapY2 family type IVa secretion system protein, translated to MQRLCIWLGAVLISSPLSWASQAETFNYNVTHKCHLEYRVNNRKRETIVQRDVDPKIVKALIAELAAGYIYAADGKTKLKVSKVFECVPLTSEFQSVIARDLESKTPY
- a CDS encoding type IV pilin protein encodes the protein MKQGFSLIELMVSVAIVGILAAVAVPAYTEYLAQGYRTEAMRELVTVANLQEQYLIENRTYTTDMKELGYSADPYYSENDRYTIDTSAVSSIASDYIITATATTSQLANDPECKTISLNYLLEKSATDSDGNDSTSACWGK